In one window of Henckelia pumila isolate YLH828 chromosome 1, ASM3356847v2, whole genome shotgun sequence DNA:
- the LOC140874195 gene encoding uncharacterized protein, whose amino-acid sequence MANQNGENPNLEQLINQAVQRALAERGEANPPHPDQNTHLEEIKKLKEEVEQLRKKQAKYLATTTRNIPFTQEILDADLPKQFKLPHVGEYDGKGDPEEHLARFENAALQHKYSDQIKCRAFLTTLIGPVQQWFNMLRPGEIKEFKNFSKSFLHHFASSKKHPTTTFSLFAIKQREHENLRAYIRGFSALALEVPMATPDLLISAFMQGLDTKDFLKSLIKRLPETYEELLARAEKYVNMEEIQVSRAAVKRERPKIPKNNRVPSSNSRMGQSYRPALLGEFTSFTPLCMSKVRALQICDDRKLAQSPPWTEKGPRNRESDKYCHFHNEYGHTTEDCCQLDQEIERIIQQHSEIKNILIRQEGYRPNRRQRGRSRQRARISPPKKISIA is encoded by the coding sequence aTGGCTAATCAGAATGGAGAGAACCCAAATTTGGAGCAGTTGATAAATCAAGCTGTCCAGAGAGCTTTGGCAGAAAGGGGTGAGGCCAATCCCCCTCATCCCGATCAGAATACCCACCTGGAGGAGATCAAAAAGTTGAAAGAAGAGGTGGAGCAGTTAAGGAAGAAGCAGGCCAAGTACCTAGCTACCACAACAAGAAACATTCCTTTCACTCAAGAGATATTGGACGCCGACCTCCCCAAACAATTCAAGTTGCCTCACGTCGGGGAGTATGATGGTAAAGGAGATCCAGAGGAACATCTAGCACGCTTTGAGAATGCAGCTCTGCAGCACAAATATTCTGACCAAATCAAGTGCAGGGCTTTCCTTACTACTCTTATAGGACcagtccagcaatggttcaataTGCTACGCCCTGGGGAGATAAAGGAATTCAAGAATTTTAGCAAATCCTTTTTGCATCACTTTGCTAGCAGTAAAAAGCATCCTACCACTACTTTCAGCCTCTTTGCAATCAAGCAACGAGAACATGAAAATTTGAGAGCATATATCCGTGGGTTTAGCGCCTTGGCCCTCGAGGTACCCATGGCTACGCCAGACCTACTTATCAGTGCCTTCATGCAAGGGCTAGATACAAAAGATTTTCTTAAATCCCTAATAAAGAGGCTGCCAGAGACATACGAGGAGTTACTCGCCCGAGCTGAGAAATACGTCAATATGGAAGAGATTCAGGTCTCGCGAGCAGCTGTAAAGAGGGAACGGCCTAAAATTCCTAAGAACAATAGGGTTCCAAGTAGCAATTCAAGGATGGGACAATCATACCGACCCGCACTATTGGGTGAATTCACCTCTTTCACTCCTTTGTGCATGAGCAAAGTCCGAGCTCTTCAAATTTGTGACGATCGGAAACTCGCACAAAGTCCTCCATGGACTGAGAAGGGACCTCGAAATAGGGAATCGGATAAATATTGTCACTTTCATAATGAGTACGGGCATACTACGGAAGACTGTTGTCAATTAGATCAAGAGATTGAAAGGATAATACAGCAACattctgaaataaaaaatatattgatcCGTCAAGAGGGGTATCGCCCGAACAGGAGACAGCGAGGAAGATCGAGACAGAGAGCCCGAATTTCTCCCCCCAAGAAAATTTCAATTGCCTAA
- the LOC140874196 gene encoding uncharacterized protein, with translation MEIDNQTVHTSPTLSFGPEDLKGVFSNHNDALVIRATVANYDVARIFVDSGHAIRPVGLVHLPLTLGRNNSHKTRIVSFIIVDAPFAYNAILGRPAMTTFMAVASALHQKMKFPVGNEVGEVRIEQKVARTDNVDRPGLSGMEKVNLIEDTFVTAEEEIEEIMILPPSGMVKIARNLEAQLKQLLLECLEKNKDVFAWSVSNLVGVHREVAEHKLNVIKGCCHIIQKKRHFGPEKDALVDSTAGHELLSFFDAYQGYHQISLAKEDKDKTLKNYQLKLNPSKCTFEVRAGKFLGYMVTRRGIESNPEKVQAIISMSSPKNIQEVQRLTGRITALARFISRSADKSLPFFKALRKTKDFEWSDESEKAFQDLKTYLKQLPVLNKPTQGEELFLYLAVTP, from the exons atggagATTGACAATCAGACTGTCCACACTAGCCCGACCCTCTCTTTTGGGCCGGAAGATTTGAAGGGGGTTTTTAGCAACCATAATGATGCACTGGTAATAAGGGCCACGGTCGCAAACTATGATGTAGCTCGGATATTTGTGGATTCAG GCCATGCCATCCGACCTGTTGGGTTAGTACACCTACCTTTAACTCTGGGAAGAAACAACTCTCACAAAACCAGAATTGTGAGCTTCATTATAGTAGATGCTCCATTCGCCTATAATGCTATACTAGGCAGACCTGCCATGACCACTTTCATGGCTGTGGCATCAGCTCTGCATCAGAAAATGAAGTTCCCAGTGGGTAATGAGGTCGGGGAA GTCAGAATAGAGCAAAAAGTAGCCAGGACTGATAATGTTGACAGACCTGGACTTTCTGGCATGGAAAAGGTCAACCTGATAGAGGACACATTTGTCACTGCTGAAGAAGAAATTGAGGAAATCATGATCTTACCTCCTTCTGGGATGGTAAAAATTGCTCGCAACCTTGAAGCACAGTTGAAGCAACTGCTACTGGAATGCTTGGAAAAAAATAAGGATGTTTTTGCATGGTCAGTTTCCAACCTGGTAGGGGTACATCGTGAAGTAGCAGAGcacaagctcaatgtaataaagGGTTGTTGCCATATTATTCAAAAGAAAAGGCACTTCGGTCCTGAAAAAGATGCG CTTGTCGATTCAACTGCAGGGCATGAGTTACTCAGCTTTTTCGATGCTTACCAAGGGTATCACCAAATTTCCTTAGCCAAAGAGGACAAAGACAAG ACGCTGAAAAATTATCAACTGAAGCTAAACCCTAGCAAGTGCACTTTCGAAGTTCGGGCTGGAAAATTTCTGGGATACATGGTTACAAGAAGGGGAATCGAATCTAATCCAGAAAAAGTTCAAGCCATCATCTCTATGAGCTCCCCTAAGAATATACAGGAAGTACAAAGATTAACAGGAAGAATTACAGCACTGGCCCGATTTATAAGCAGATCGGCAGACAAAAGCCTACCTTTCTTTAAAGCACTGCGAAAGACGAAAGATTTTGAATGGAGTGATGAAAGTGAAAAGGCTTTTCAGGATTTAAAAACCTACTTAAAGCAATTGCCTGTCCTAAATAAGCCTACTCAAGGGGAAGAGTTGTTCCTCTATCTGGCTGTTACTCCTTGA
- the LOC140874197 gene encoding uncharacterized protein has protein sequence MNHQPVYFVSHASKGPELNYLTQEKLALALVITTRKLRPYFLSHPITVLTNSALGKIAANPDVSGRLVRWITELSEYDIKYEPRTAIKAQDLADFLAEIVQLEQEELWKIFVDGSSCQSGSGAGIVIISPWGEETNISIRLDFKASNNEAEYEALLLGLKAARNLGISRAILYSDSQLAIQQSNGKFECKDGKMLRYVKALDKAREGFTKLNLELIPRTENIKADHLARLSSALSNRPDPIVPGWELVSQLETLDDIIA, from the coding sequence ATGAATCACCAACCCGTATACTTTGTAAGTCATGCCTCGAAGGGACCCGAGCTCAATTACCTAACTCAAGAAAAGCTTGCTTTAGCTCTGGTCATCACAACGAGAAAATTAAGGCCTTATTTTCTCTCGCATCCTATCACCGTACTCACCAATAGTGCTTTGGGAAAAATCGCAGCTAATCCAGATGTATCGGGTAGACTGGTCAGATGGATCACAGAATTGAGCGAGTACGATATCAAATATGAACCTCGAACAGCTATAAAAGCTCAAGACCTAGCTGACTTCTTGGCAGAAATAGTTCAGCTAGAACAAGAAGAACTATGGAAGATTTTTGTAGATGGGTCATCATGTCAGTCTGGGAGCGGAGCTGGAATTGTGATCATCTCACCTTGGGGTGAAGAAACTAATATTTCAATCAGATTAGACTTCAAAGCCTCAAACAATGAAGCAGAATATGAGGCATTATTACTTGGACTCAAAGCGGCACGAAACTTAGGTATCTCCCGAGCTATTCTGTACTCCGATTCCCAGTTAGCCATTCAACAGAGTAACGGAAAATTTGAGTGCAAAGATGGGAAGATGTTGAGGTATGTCAAAGCACTAGACAAAGCCAGAGAGGGGTTCACCAAGTTGAACTTGGAGCTCATCCCCCGAACTGAAAATATCAAGGCAGACCACTTGGCCCGCCTATCCAGTGCCCTCAGCAACCGGCCTGATCCCATTGTTCCAGGCTGGGAACTTGTTTCTCAGTTGGAAACTCTCGATGATATTATAGCTTAG
- the LOC140874198 gene encoding uncharacterized protein → MVYGTEAVLPAEIGQESARIMAYGANNQELRAIDLDLLEEHMSRAEIRLAVYRKRMTQAYNKRLYPKVFQEGDLVMRKIQHPGERGKLEAKYEGPFKVIGKAGIAAYYLEDAQGKKGKRSWNAQHLKKYYP, encoded by the coding sequence ATGGTGTATGGGACTGAAGCTGTTCTCCCGGCAGAAATTGGACAAGAAAGTGCTAGGATAATGGCATATGGGGCAAACAATCAAGAACTGCGAGCAATAGATTTGGACTTACTTGAAGAGCACATGTCCCGAGCTGAAATTAGGCTCGCAGTCTATCGCAAGCGAATGACCCAggcctacaacaaaagattataCCCTAAGGTTTTCCAGGAGGGAGACCTGGTTATGCGAAAGATACAACATCCAGGGGAAAGAGGAAAGCTAGAGGCCAAATATGAAGGCCCATTCAAAGTGATAGGAAAAGCTGGGATAGCTGCATATTATTTAGAAGATGCCCAAGGCAAGAAGGGTAAAAGGTCATGGAATGCTCAGCACTTGAAAAAATACTATCCCTAG